A stretch of the Porifericola rhodea genome encodes the following:
- a CDS encoding TetR/AcrR family transcriptional regulator produces the protein MQNGLTYLQIVVESKEQIAKAAEDLFLAYGVRSVTMDDISKKLAISKKTIYQHYKDKDEIVCLVTERVMEREGAQIDMIKANANDVIHELFLLSKYIREHGQSVNPSVLFDLQRYHRSAWEIYLRFKESVFLQSLISTLSRGKKEGFVRENVDVEILSLLRLEEIQMAYDADIFPRDKFNYKSVQWQLFDHFIHGILTRKGIETLKLYQEKRDSNEI, from the coding sequence TTGCAAAATGGATTAACTTATTTACAGATAGTAGTGGAGAGTAAAGAACAGATTGCGAAAGCCGCAGAAGATTTATTTCTGGCATATGGAGTTAGAAGTGTTACAATGGATGATATTTCCAAAAAACTGGCAATATCAAAAAAAACAATTTATCAGCATTACAAAGATAAAGATGAAATAGTCTGTTTGGTTACAGAGAGAGTAATGGAAAGAGAAGGAGCGCAGATAGATATGATTAAAGCTAATGCGAATGATGTAATCCATGAGTTGTTTCTGCTCTCTAAATATATACGCGAACATGGACAAAGTGTGAATCCTTCAGTTCTATTCGATCTTCAGCGCTATCATAGAAGTGCTTGGGAGATCTATCTCCGTTTTAAAGAAAGCGTTTTTTTACAATCTCTAATCAGTACGTTGAGCCGAGGAAAAAAGGAAGGTTTTGTCCGCGAAAATGTAGATGTAGAAATCTTATCACTTCTACGGTTGGAAGAAATTCAAATGGCTTATGATGCTGATATTTTTCCCAGAGACAAATTCAATTACAAAAGTGTACAGTGGCAATTGTTTGACCACTTTATTCATGGAATACTAACCAGAAAAGGAATAGAAACTTTAAAGCTTTATC
- a CDS encoding alpha/beta hydrolase — protein sequence MSSHYFCTKNAVLHYLKIGTGDRIMICFHGFGQEASVFSSLASTLTKNYTLYAFDLFYHGNSKWHNCEKAISPTELSQMFEEWIEEEQIEKLSLCGYSLGGKIVLSLLEHLSTPIERVLLIAPDGIDTNFWYDLATYPYWARRLFKYTVNKPEIFFRIANGLSKIKMIDRGVIKFAKYQMNTRKKREKVYCSWLSYRKIRADIVRVSKKININGVKLTIYLGAFDRIITDKRVKPLTNRVNFYEKFILDKGHNTLIKDVSEVIDESF from the coding sequence ATGAGTAGCCATTATTTCTGTACTAAAAACGCCGTACTACATTATCTGAAAATTGGAACTGGAGATCGTATCATGATCTGTTTTCATGGTTTTGGTCAGGAAGCCTCCGTATTTAGCTCTTTAGCCAGCACACTTACCAAAAATTATACGCTCTATGCTTTTGACCTTTTTTATCATGGAAATAGTAAATGGCATAATTGTGAAAAAGCGATATCACCGACTGAACTTTCTCAGATGTTTGAGGAATGGATAGAAGAAGAACAAATTGAAAAGTTAAGCCTATGTGGGTATAGTTTAGGAGGTAAAATAGTGCTTAGCCTGTTAGAACATTTAAGTACTCCGATTGAGAGAGTATTACTTATTGCACCAGACGGTATTGATACAAACTTTTGGTATGACCTAGCTACTTACCCTTATTGGGCCAGAAGACTTTTTAAATATACAGTCAACAAACCTGAAATCTTTTTCAGAATCGCGAATGGATTAAGTAAGATAAAGATGATAGATAGAGGTGTTATAAAATTTGCAAAGTACCAAATGAACACCCGAAAGAAGAGAGAAAAAGTGTACTGTAGTTGGCTCAGTTACAGAAAAATTAGAGCTGATATTGTAAGAGTAAGTAAAAAAATTAACATAAATGGAGTAAAACTTACAATCTATCTCGGAGCTTTTGACAGGATAATCACAGACAAAAGGGTAAAACCACTTACAAACAGAGTTAATTTTTATGAAAAATTCATATTAGATAAAGGTCATAATACTCTTATAAAAGATGTTTCTGAAGTTATTGATGAGTCATTTTAA
- a CDS encoding porin family protein, whose protein sequence is MKKLLFFIFLLHFHFSGAQILRVGPKVGIQASRAYYDNKDYYDVMTSQYDLGFHAGLVSNVKVSDLISLEAEILFNRVTKRLSGVGSDNFNQEKYNMLSVPLLLRVSKKLGYKEFYFNAGPNISYWLGGKGVLRTSELLEANLQELKYDINFYEINDEVANDLYVFSLTEPNRVLLGIDVGVGALLPIGRNHLMFDLRYSFGHTNMAKPDTQYIEISTFESDMNYSNHVISLSCAYLIDFDLFTMRTKGKSVGKKKN, encoded by the coding sequence TTGAAAAAGTTACTATTTTTCATATTTCTTCTTCATTTTCACTTCTCTGGTGCACAAATACTAAGAGTAGGTCCCAAAGTAGGTATACAGGCTAGCCGTGCCTATTATGATAATAAAGATTACTATGATGTGATGACTAGCCAATATGATTTAGGTTTTCATGCCGGTTTAGTAAGCAATGTTAAAGTGAGTGACCTTATTTCTTTAGAGGCTGAAATATTGTTTAACAGAGTTACTAAAAGACTAAGTGGGGTAGGGTCTGATAATTTTAATCAGGAAAAGTACAATATGTTGAGTGTACCACTGCTCTTAAGAGTCTCTAAAAAGCTTGGCTATAAAGAGTTTTATTTTAATGCAGGTCCAAATATATCTTATTGGCTGGGAGGAAAAGGGGTTTTAAGAACTTCAGAATTATTAGAAGCAAACTTGCAAGAGCTTAAATATGACATCAACTTTTATGAGATAAATGACGAAGTTGCAAACGACCTGTATGTCTTTAGCCTTACTGAGCCCAATCGTGTTCTGTTAGGTATTGATGTTGGGGTTGGAGCGCTACTTCCTATAGGACGAAATCATCTGATGTTTGATTTACGCTATAGTTTTGGGCATACCAATATGGCTAAACCTGATACACAATACATTGAGATTTCTACTTTTGAAAGTGATATGAATTACTCTAATCATGTTATAAGTCTATCTTGCGCTTACCTGATTGACTTTGATTTGTTTACAATGAGGACAAAGGGAAAATCTGTTGGAAAGAAGAAAAATTAA